TCGACAAGAGGCCTATGCCGGATGTTGAGATGATCAATATGTCCAAAGAGAATAAGGTGCTCGCATTCTCTGAAAAGCTGATAACAAAGATTAAAGAGAAGCTCTCTCTTAAAGAGCAATCACTGATACTGCTTAACAGAAGGGGATATTCACCGTTCCTGATGTGCATAGACTGCGGATATACATACAAATGCCTTGTCTGCAGTATCACCCTTACTTATCACAAGAATACCGAGAGCCTGAACTGCCACTACTGCGGTTCATATCTTAAACCTCAAGACATATGCCCTGAATGTAAAAGCACAAAGCTTGAATATGTCGGCACAGGCATACAGAAGATAGAGGAGGGACTTAAAGATCTTATCCCTGAGCTGAGAATGGCAAGGATGGACAGGGACACAACCACGCGCAAGCTCTCACATTACAAGATGGTAAAGGATATGGAGGCAGGCAAGACGGACTTGCTTCTCGGGACCCAGATGGTCGCCAAAGGGCATGACCTCCCTGATGTTACGCTTGCGGCAGTGATATCCGCTGATGTTGCGCTCAACCTTCCAGACTTCAGGTCAGCGGAGCGCGCCTTCCAGCTCTTTACCCAGCTTGCCGGAAGAGCCGGCAGGGGTGATAAAAAGGGTGAGGTGCTTATTCAGACTTACGAGCCTGATCATTACATGTTTGATTATGTCAGGCGGCATGACTACAGGGGCTTTTATGAGAAGGAGATTGAGTTCAGAAAGGAACTCTCATATCCTCCATTCAGTAAACTTGTCAGGATTGTTTTTGGTTTTAAGATTAAAACAACAGGTGAAAAAGTAATGAAGAACCTGTCAGCAAGGCTCAAAAAAAATGATGCAGGCAGTGTGACAGTGCTCGGCCCGGTCATTGCGCCTATAGAGAAGATAAAGAACCTCTATAGATGGCATCTTATATTAAAAGGCAAGAACGCAAAATCTCTCAGGCAGAAGGCTCTTGAGATCGCTGATATGGTAAAAGAGATCAAAAATATGAAGGTTGATATAGATGTTGATCCTATAAATATGCTGTGATGTTATTGATGACTTTTGTTTTGGTTAATTTTTTAATATAATAGATTTCTCAAAGGTGAATTCATAATGACAAAGAGATTAAATTGCTGGGAATTCAAGAGCTGCGGACGCGAGCCCGGAGGTGCCAAGGCGAATGAGTTAGGTGTTTGCCCGGCAACCACTGAGATAAAATTTCACGGCGTAAACAAAGGAAGCTCTTC
The sequence above is drawn from the Nitrospirota bacterium genome and encodes:
- the priA gene encoding primosomal protein N', which produces MNGHLMQVDILFPIDAGSFTYLVPDDINADIKIGSRVLAPFRRSEKVGIIIGIGRELPPLNSPLAKGGYRGVKGEGGEKRITLKSIEKVFDEEPLVPDKLLKLMDWVGQYYISSPGMVLKNALPSSIFEGKKTGKQRITSGSEDGIKKRIVLNPEQKSALEKINNAQSGVFLLHGVTGSGKTEVYIRAVKSLPQNKSAIVLVPEIAITAQMIGQFRNNFGDKVVFYHSGLSVGERLASWHKMRTGEAKVVLGVRSAVFSPFDNLGLIIIDEEHDGSYKQFDGLKYSARDVALVRAQIEGIKIVLGSATPSLETFYNSEIGKFTKIELQHRIDKRPMPDVEMINMSKENKVLAFSEKLITKIKEKLSLKEQSLILLNRRGYSPFLMCIDCGYTYKCLVCSITLTYHKNTESLNCHYCGSYLKPQDICPECKSTKLEYVGTGIQKIEEGLKDLIPELRMARMDRDTTTRKLSHYKMVKDMEAGKTDLLLGTQMVAKGHDLPDVTLAAVISADVALNLPDFRSAERAFQLFTQLAGRAGRGDKKGEVLIQTYEPDHYMFDYVRRHDYRGFYEKEIEFRKELSYPPFSKLVRIVFGFKIKTTGEKVMKNLSARLKKNDAGSVTVLGPVIAPIEKIKNLYRWHLILKGKNAKSLRQKALEIADMVKEIKNMKVDIDVDPINML